The following proteins are co-located in the Shouchella hunanensis genome:
- a CDS encoding iron-sulfur cluster biosynthesis family protein — MNVLITKEAVQFYRQEMNLVDGDQLRLFVRVGGVGSGGFSVGITREIEGFEYETIQQDGISFYVSKDDLWYIDGMHIDYDEDLEMVLFKQGKFDNLDHPLFIEKT; from the coding sequence ATGAATGTACTAATAACGAAAGAAGCTGTGCAGTTCTATCGTCAAGAAATGAATTTAGTAGATGGCGATCAGCTCCGATTATTCGTCCGTGTCGGTGGTGTTGGTTCTGGTGGCTTCTCTGTGGGCATTACGAGAGAGATAGAGGGTTTTGAATACGAAACCATTCAGCAAGATGGCATTTCTTTTTACGTATCGAAAGATGATTTATGGTACATTGATGGAATGCACATTGACTATGATGAAGATTTAGAAATGGTTCTGTTTAAACAGGGCAAATTTGATAATCTTGACCATCCGCTATTTATAGAAAAAACGTGA
- a CDS encoding DUF2564 family protein: MSYEDGYKNLEQIELAIKAAQHMVGQATHSMDGEQLQAATAALEQAEAQFKQALAYQGNIDEAFFAHSSALLDQANHQLEEAQDEYR, from the coding sequence ATGAGTTATGAGGATGGCTACAAAAATTTAGAACAAATTGAACTGGCGATAAAAGCAGCACAACACATGGTCGGACAAGCAACACATAGTATGGATGGTGAGCAATTACAAGCAGCAACAGCAGCTCTTGAGCAAGCTGAAGCACAGTTTAAACAAGCACTTGCTTATCAAGGAAATATAGATGAAGCATTCTTCGCCCATTCTTCCGCACTTTTAGATCAAGCCAATCATCAATTAGAAGAAGCCCAAGATGAGTATCGCTAA